In a single window of the Vallitalea longa genome:
- a CDS encoding TetR/AcrR family transcriptional regulator, with protein MALRNHTIDNKILTAAKLEFINKGFKNASLRKIAELAGVTTGAIYIRYKNKDDLFCTLAQEATQVIERNIMSLKKDFYDAGRRHSIEDLIVVSSSEINAILDMIYQHYDACYLLFCCAKGSSMENFMEKLVSLKVDSTIQFFRDIMGKDVAIERESLMLIIESEYNTYTLILRNRYDKLEAQKYIETVIRYFVGGWRSIFNNIIKED; from the coding sequence TTGGCTTTACGAAATCATACAATAGACAACAAAATATTAACTGCTGCCAAATTAGAGTTTATTAACAAAGGTTTTAAGAATGCATCTTTACGCAAAATAGCAGAACTAGCAGGTGTTACCACTGGAGCAATATATATTAGGTACAAAAATAAAGATGATCTTTTTTGCACGCTAGCTCAAGAAGCAACCCAAGTCATTGAAAGAAACATAATGTCGTTAAAGAAAGATTTTTATGATGCTGGTAGACGACATTCAATTGAAGATTTGATTGTAGTTTCATCATCAGAAATAAATGCTATTTTAGATATGATATATCAGCATTATGATGCTTGCTACCTTTTGTTCTGTTGTGCAAAAGGGAGCTCAATGGAAAATTTTATGGAAAAACTCGTTTCTTTAAAAGTGGATTCAACAATTCAGTTTTTTCGTGATATTATGGGAAAAGATGTTGCAATAGAGCGCGAATCGCTGATGCTTATCATAGAATCAGAATATAACACCTATACATTGATACTTAGAAACAGATACGATAAGCTAGAAGCCCAGAAATATATAGAAACTGTCATCCGTTACTTTGTGGGAGGTTGGAGAAGTATCTTCAATAACATAATAAAGGAGGATTAA
- a CDS encoding L-2-amino-thiazoline-4-carboxylic acid hydrolase — MMKYKGFYWNFLAPCIKKSIKKRYGCEMAKKAICNGKVEYKKLLQIADDIGDNNPMAMNAYFAYTFVGAWLGTKKKISPNSMADIMVDVLYMLKPFFRIVNINSKRGEKKWYREMKKYEAWSNGKLEKYPTTWIVNFDESRHNIGSFYYFTRCPICEFCKKEGIPEIMPALCATDSVMFKLQHGVLHRKCTLANGDNMCDYWIVGDKYKIHNQNN, encoded by the coding sequence ATGATGAAATACAAAGGATTTTATTGGAATTTTTTAGCTCCATGTATTAAAAAAAGTATAAAAAAACGATACGGATGTGAAATGGCAAAAAAAGCAATCTGCAATGGTAAAGTAGAATACAAAAAATTACTACAAATAGCAGATGATATTGGTGATAATAACCCCATGGCAATGAATGCATATTTTGCTTATACCTTTGTTGGAGCATGGCTAGGTACCAAAAAGAAGATTTCGCCAAATAGCATGGCTGATATTATGGTCGATGTGCTTTATATGTTAAAACCGTTTTTTCGTATTGTGAATATTAATTCCAAACGAGGAGAAAAGAAATGGTATCGTGAAATGAAAAAATATGAAGCTTGGTCTAATGGAAAACTGGAAAAGTATCCTACCACATGGATAGTGAACTTTGATGAATCAAGACATAATATAGGTAGCTTTTATTATTTTACCCGTTGTCCAATTTGCGAGTTCTGCAAAAAAGAAGGTATACCTGAAATTATGCCTGCTCTATGTGCAACTGATTCCGTTATGTTTAAACTTCAACATGGAGTACTTCATCGAAAATGTACATTAGCAAACGGAGATAATATGTGCGATTATTGGATTGTTGGTGACAAATACAAAATACATAATCAAAACAATTAA
- a CDS encoding L-2-amino-thiazoline-4-carboxylic acid hydrolase, which translates to MSDNNYYIMQKKKLSKSTKKFLNPITPELHDMFGKKETDIIKLKVKSEYEKLIPSFPYIGGNKNKLTSSLVKGSIFLALYKVLTEYNIELYDIGKLIYLTSTRHFNRLPFCLRKLMRKRMFLKSRVRKMKERALCSQQKKYPYDWVWEVKEGDGTNYDLAIDYTECGIVKFFHDHDADELTPYLCNLDFVIFKALGVELNRTKTLGCGCDCCNFRFIKNGTPREPWPPFFIESASKQTNTIEKPVDSN; encoded by the coding sequence ATGTCGGATAATAATTATTACATAATGCAGAAAAAAAAGCTCTCTAAATCGACAAAAAAATTCTTGAATCCAATTACTCCGGAATTACATGATATGTTTGGCAAAAAAGAAACAGATATAATTAAACTAAAGGTCAAAAGTGAATATGAGAAGTTAATACCTAGTTTCCCCTATATCGGAGGGAATAAAAACAAATTGACATCTAGTTTAGTAAAAGGAAGTATTTTTCTCGCATTATACAAAGTCCTGACTGAATACAATATTGAACTATATGATATCGGCAAATTAATTTACCTGACATCAACAAGACATTTTAATAGATTACCTTTCTGCCTAAGAAAATTAATGAGAAAAAGAATGTTTTTAAAATCAAGAGTACGAAAAATGAAAGAAAGAGCTCTATGCTCACAACAAAAAAAATATCCTTATGACTGGGTTTGGGAAGTTAAAGAAGGCGATGGAACAAACTATGATTTGGCTATAGATTATACAGAATGTGGTATAGTAAAATTTTTCCACGACCATGATGCTGACGAACTTACGCCTTATTTATGTAATCTAGATTTTGTGATATTTAAAGCTCTTGGAGTTGAACTTAATCGTACCAAAACATTAGGATGTGGATGTGATTGTTGCAATTTCAGGTTCATTAAAAATGGTACTCCTAGAGAACCATGGCCTCCGTTTTTTATTGAATCTGCTTCCAAACAAACCAATACCATAGAAAAACCTGTTGACTCGAATTAG
- a CDS encoding nitroreductase family protein — MPKQHSNKTMELLYQRASCRSFLDKNIEPEILNEIISAGLHGATGGNLQPYCIIKITSDEKKKRLVDECEMQKLVYKAPVDLLFCIDWRRLGRWAEACDAPFSATNSYHHFWIALQDTVICAQNICTAADAVGLGSVYIGTVESCFMELKSICNIPDGVFPVVLVSLGYPTTYPAPRNKLGIEALVHEEEYKDLPVEDIIRFHDDKYEHKTFPITEKKLSTIYKVVSDVYDESKAKEITDKIKEQGHINMAQRYFGLHYMANWACSDNKEFIDTLINYGFDWIKGN, encoded by the coding sequence TTGCCAAAACAACACTCTAACAAAACTATGGAACTTCTATATCAACGTGCTAGTTGTCGCTCATTTCTTGACAAGAATATCGAACCTGAAATACTTAACGAAATAATTAGCGCCGGATTACACGGTGCAACTGGAGGTAACTTACAACCCTATTGCATAATCAAAATAACCAGCGATGAAAAAAAGAAACGTCTAGTTGATGAATGTGAAATGCAAAAACTGGTCTATAAAGCACCTGTTGACTTACTTTTTTGTATCGACTGGCGTCGTTTAGGACGTTGGGCAGAAGCTTGTGACGCGCCTTTTTCTGCAACTAATAGTTATCATCATTTCTGGATTGCATTACAAGATACAGTCATATGTGCTCAGAATATCTGTACAGCAGCTGATGCTGTCGGTTTAGGTTCTGTATATATCGGAACTGTTGAAAGTTGTTTCATGGAATTAAAATCCATCTGTAACATACCTGATGGAGTATTTCCTGTAGTACTCGTTAGTCTTGGATATCCTACTACATATCCAGCTCCAAGAAATAAATTAGGCATTGAAGCATTGGTTCATGAGGAAGAATATAAAGACTTGCCAGTAGAAGATATAATTAGATTTCATGATGATAAATATGAACATAAGACTTTTCCAATCACAGAAAAAAAACTCTCTACTATATATAAAGTCGTTTCTGATGTATATGATGAATCAAAAGCAAAAGAAATCACTGATAAGATAAAAGAACAAGGTCACATCAATATGGCACAAAGATATTTCGGACTACACTATATGGCAAACTGGGCTTGTTCAGATAACAAAGAATTTATTGATACATTGATCAATTATGGTTTTGATTGGATAAAAGGCAATTAA
- a CDS encoding NCS2 family permease, translating into MDFIKDLLAVFSVILNGLPQGLLALTFGFASIPTAFAFLTGAIGNSIVGSVAPISFQAETITVAGTMGKNMRERLSMIFFGGVIMALIGVFGFLGTIVDFIGPVITNGMMAGVGIMLARVSIDMCKKNKIIGIVSLVSAFLTYLFTKDLVYTIAISVILSSVVSRIIKQDTGITANKNDKIQFKKPILNIPIIRGALSMVCLNIGANIAFGNITGSIAGQNVNLDHLAVISSLADMSSSLFGGGPVESIISATASAPHAVWAGVGMMILMAIILLSGLLPKIGKYVPSESIAGFLFVLGAWVTVPTNAAVALGQDSLVGGITMTVTAITDPFFGMVAGLIMKLLTGVIA; encoded by the coding sequence ATGGACTTTATTAAAGATTTACTAGCTGTTTTTAGCGTTATACTCAATGGTTTGCCACAAGGTTTACTAGCATTAACGTTCGGTTTTGCTTCTATACCAACTGCTTTTGCATTTTTAACTGGTGCTATAGGTAATAGTATCGTTGGTTCTGTTGCACCGATATCCTTTCAAGCTGAAACAATTACTGTAGCTGGTACTATGGGTAAGAATATGAGAGAAAGATTATCTATGATATTCTTCGGCGGTGTCATTATGGCACTCATTGGTGTCTTTGGATTCCTTGGAACGATTGTTGATTTTATAGGACCAGTAATAACAAACGGTATGATGGCTGGTGTTGGTATAATGCTGGCTCGTGTTTCAATAGATATGTGTAAAAAAAATAAAATAATAGGAATTGTATCTCTAGTTTCTGCCTTTTTGACTTATCTGTTCACTAAAGATTTAGTATATACAATTGCTATTTCAGTAATCCTGTCAAGTGTAGTCTCTCGAATAATAAAACAAGATACAGGTATTACTGCTAACAAAAATGACAAGATTCAATTCAAGAAACCAATATTAAACATTCCTATAATTAGAGGTGCTCTATCAATGGTATGTCTTAATATTGGTGCTAATATAGCTTTTGGAAATATTACTGGCAGTATAGCCGGACAAAATGTTAATCTTGACCATCTTGCTGTAATCAGTAGCTTAGCTGATATGTCTTCTTCGCTATTCGGTGGTGGTCCTGTTGAATCTATAATATCAGCAACCGCTAGTGCCCCTCATGCTGTATGGGCTGGTGTTGGAATGATGATACTTATGGCTATAATTCTGTTATCAGGATTATTACCAAAAATCGGTAAATATGTTCCTAGTGAATCTATTGCAGGATTTCTTTTTGTTTTAGGAGCTTGGGTAACAGTTCCAACCAATGCTGCTGTTGCTCTTGGACAAGATTCCCTAGTTGGAGGTATTACAATGACAGTAACAGCGATAACTGATCCTTTCTTCGGCATGGTTGCAGGATTAATAATGAAATTATTAACCGGTGTCATTGCTTAA
- a CDS encoding phosphoribosyltransferase family protein — translation MDEIYTLELCGLKRDLPVIQINEDLKIASFVILGDAELVEKSGEILAKKIPEADVLITAEAKGIPLIYEIAKQKGMKKYIVARKSLKPYMKDPLVTKVVSITTQKEQILCLDKDEVTMLDGKNVVIIDDVISTGESINALEDLVNKAGGNVIGKAAILAEGDAANRDDILFLQKLPLFKK, via the coding sequence ATGGATGAAATATATACTTTAGAATTATGCGGTTTAAAAAGAGATTTACCAGTAATACAAATAAATGAAGATTTAAAAATTGCTAGTTTCGTGATATTAGGAGATGCAGAGTTAGTTGAGAAATCAGGAGAGATTCTTGCTAAAAAAATACCTGAAGCAGATGTTTTGATTACTGCTGAAGCTAAAGGGATTCCTCTTATCTATGAAATAGCTAAACAAAAAGGCATGAAAAAATATATTGTCGCACGTAAAAGTTTAAAACCTTATATGAAAGACCCCCTGGTAACAAAAGTTGTTTCAATAACTACTCAAAAAGAGCAAATACTTTGTCTTGATAAAGATGAGGTTACAATGTTAGACGGTAAAAATGTAGTAATCATAGATGATGTCATTAGTACAGGAGAATCTATAAATGCATTAGAAGACTTGGTTAACAAAGCAGGTGGAAATGTAATAGGAAAAGCTGCAATACTAGCTGAAGGTGATGCCGCTAATCGTGATGATATTCTTTTCTTACAAAAGTTACCATTATTCAAGAAATAA
- a CDS encoding DsrE/DsrF/DrsH-like family protein — protein MTNKVLIVGGVAGGASTAARLRRVNEDIQIIMFERGKHISFANCGLPYYIGGTIEEREALLLQTPEAMKERFNIDVRIENEVISIDRQEKCVEVKDLRTGKIYQETYDKLVLSPGSTPIKPRIPGIDKDNIFSLWNIPDTDAIKSYLENNNVKKVTVIGGGFIGIEMAENMHDLGLEVNLVEMANQVMAPVDYEMAQLIHGHMVQKGINLFLGNGVSSFEEIEGKTHVKLQDNTMLESDIVIVSIGIRPNGELAKKADLETNEKGGIVVDEYLKTSDENIYALGDAIEVIDYVNGNKTMIPLAGPANKQGRIVANNIVGRNDKYKGTQGTSVVKVFDITVASTGNNEKTLIRLGKKYDKDYKIALVQPKSHAGYYPGAIPMTIKLLFDLNGKILGSQIVGYEGVDKRIDVIATLIRMGGTIYDLKELELAYAPPYSSAKDPVNMAGFSAENILNGDMGVVLWNEIDKKDKQKAVIIDVRDKVEYDLGFIEGAENIPVNSLRDKMNELDKNKEILLYCAIGIRGYIAGRILTQKGYKVKNLIGGYNFYKCAVNDYTKMNDSNIDCECCEDNNDSINNNIDDTIIKDEGVNIKLNACGLQCPGPIMQVNNKMKEINEGDILEITATDPGFPIDVKAWCKKTGNSFIKSEKREKEFAVFIRKGNNDRKVNKTSQIASDKSTMVVFNGELDKALASFIIANGAASMGKQVSMFFTFWGLNILRKDQKVKVKKSIIEKMFGFMMPKGTRKLKLSKMNMGGMGSAMMKKVMRDKNVNSLEELINSALDNGVKIVACTMSMDVMGIKKEELIDGVELGGVASYLGDTDDANHNLFI, from the coding sequence ATGACTAATAAAGTTCTAATAGTTGGTGGGGTTGCAGGTGGAGCTAGTACGGCTGCAAGACTTAGAAGAGTTAATGAAGACATTCAAATAATAATGTTTGAAAGAGGAAAACATATATCTTTTGCTAATTGTGGTTTGCCTTATTATATTGGTGGAACCATAGAAGAAAGAGAAGCTCTTCTGCTTCAAACTCCAGAAGCGATGAAAGAAAGATTTAATATTGATGTTAGAATCGAGAATGAAGTTATATCTATTGATAGACAAGAAAAATGTGTTGAAGTCAAAGATCTGAGAACAGGTAAAATTTATCAAGAAACATATGATAAGTTAGTGCTTTCCCCTGGTTCTACTCCAATAAAGCCTAGAATACCAGGTATAGATAAAGATAATATATTTTCCCTATGGAATATACCTGATACCGATGCAATAAAATCATATCTAGAAAATAATAATGTTAAAAAAGTTACTGTCATTGGTGGAGGCTTCATAGGAATAGAAATGGCTGAAAACATGCATGATCTAGGATTAGAAGTTAATTTGGTAGAAATGGCTAATCAAGTCATGGCACCTGTTGATTATGAAATGGCACAATTGATTCATGGGCATATGGTACAAAAAGGTATTAATTTATTTCTTGGTAATGGGGTAAGTTCTTTTGAAGAAATTGAAGGAAAGACTCATGTAAAATTACAAGATAATACAATGCTTGAATCAGATATAGTAATAGTATCTATTGGAATAAGACCAAATGGAGAATTAGCTAAAAAAGCAGATCTGGAAACTAATGAAAAAGGCGGAATTGTGGTTGATGAATATCTAAAAACCAGTGATGAAAATATATATGCACTGGGTGATGCTATAGAGGTAATTGATTATGTCAATGGTAACAAGACTATGATACCTCTTGCTGGACCAGCGAACAAACAAGGAAGAATTGTAGCTAATAATATTGTAGGAAGAAATGATAAATATAAAGGAACTCAAGGTACGTCTGTAGTAAAAGTATTTGACATTACAGTAGCTTCGACAGGTAATAATGAAAAAACATTAATTAGACTAGGTAAGAAATATGATAAAGATTATAAAATAGCTTTAGTTCAACCTAAATCACATGCCGGTTATTATCCAGGAGCTATACCTATGACTATCAAATTATTATTTGACTTAAACGGCAAAATACTTGGATCACAGATAGTAGGTTATGAGGGAGTAGATAAAAGAATAGATGTTATAGCTACGTTAATAAGAATGGGCGGAACGATATATGATCTAAAGGAACTGGAACTTGCTTATGCACCACCATATTCATCGGCCAAAGACCCAGTCAATATGGCAGGATTTTCAGCAGAAAATATATTAAATGGTGATATGGGAGTAGTTTTATGGAATGAAATCGATAAAAAAGACAAGCAAAAAGCAGTTATCATAGATGTTAGAGACAAAGTGGAATATGATCTAGGTTTTATCGAAGGGGCTGAGAATATACCAGTCAATTCCTTAAGAGATAAAATGAATGAACTTGATAAAAATAAAGAAATATTATTATATTGTGCAATTGGTATCAGGGGATATATTGCAGGAAGAATTTTGACTCAAAAAGGGTATAAAGTCAAAAATCTAATTGGTGGATATAACTTTTATAAATGTGCAGTCAATGACTATACTAAAATGAATGATTCCAATATAGACTGTGAATGTTGTGAAGATAATAATGACAGTATCAATAACAATATTGATGACACAATAATTAAAGATGAAGGAGTCAACATCAAACTTAACGCTTGTGGACTACAGTGTCCAGGTCCAATAATGCAAGTGAACAATAAAATGAAAGAGATAAATGAAGGTGATATACTTGAAATTACTGCAACTGATCCAGGTTTCCCAATAGATGTAAAAGCATGGTGTAAAAAAACAGGCAATAGTTTTATTAAATCTGAAAAGAGAGAGAAAGAATTTGCTGTATTTATTCGCAAGGGTAATAATGATAGAAAAGTTAATAAAACTTCACAGATAGCTTCTGATAAAAGTACTATGGTAGTTTTTAACGGAGAACTTGATAAGGCATTAGCATCTTTTATAATAGCTAATGGGGCTGCATCAATGGGTAAACAAGTATCTATGTTCTTTACATTTTGGGGTTTGAATATTCTAAGAAAAGACCAGAAAGTAAAAGTGAAGAAATCTATTATTGAAAAGATGTTTGGATTTATGATGCCAAAAGGAACTAGAAAGTTAAAACTCTCAAAGATGAATATGGGAGGCATGGGTTCTGCAATGATGAAAAAAGTTATGAGAGATAAAAATGTCAACTCTTTAGAGGAACTTATCAATTCTGCGCTGGATAATGGTGTTAAGATAGTTGCTTGTACTATGTCAATGGATGTTATGGGAATCAAGAAAGAGGAGCTTATTGATGGTGTTGAGTTAGGTGGAGTTGCATCTTATCTAGGAGATACTGATGATGCTAATCATAACTTGTTCATATAG
- a CDS encoding AI-2E family transporter, whose protein sequence is MNTNNNKFDPYKYIPFIIIIFLIAKFIFKPGNLTWFFSSFKSLIIAAIIIYLLSPVVRAIKNKLKFRHTLSVLLTYILVFAFIILFIMLIIPTISDSVSSLVKNIQSVSTTEISDFINRLFVTNLISPEKITEIIELIEDSIVSFSSDLLSLSTQVISSIGSFISNVAILFLSLFMAFYALRDWDEISPKLNKFIRAILPKKYADWTIRVARLTDKAIKQFLIGKLYTCIILGLLVSIGIYIVNLVSPLKIPYAPLIGLIIGITNIIPYIGPFIGTVPCLIFALFSGFPETIALLAIILIMQQVDNIIVSPKILGSSVGLKPFWIVASVTIGGSFFGAAGMILSVPIASVILTLVMEKVNSIDIPDQND, encoded by the coding sequence ATGAATACAAACAATAATAAATTCGATCCCTACAAATATATTCCATTTATAATAATCATTTTTTTGATAGCCAAATTTATATTTAAGCCAGGAAATCTTACTTGGTTTTTCTCTTCATTTAAATCATTAATTATAGCAGCTATCATCATCTATTTATTAAGCCCAGTAGTCAGAGCTATAAAGAATAAGTTGAAGTTCCGACATACATTAAGTGTACTTCTTACTTATATATTGGTATTTGCATTTATTATCCTTTTTATTATGCTAATTATTCCAACTATTAGCGATAGTGTATCTTCACTTGTTAAGAATATTCAAAGCGTCAGCACTACTGAAATAAGTGATTTCATTAATAGACTTTTTGTTACTAATTTGATAAGTCCAGAAAAGATTACAGAAATCATTGAGTTGATTGAAGACTCTATTGTAAGTTTTTCAAGCGATCTACTTAGCCTATCGACTCAAGTGATATCTTCAATCGGAAGCTTCATTAGCAATGTAGCCATATTGTTTTTATCACTATTTATGGCGTTCTATGCCCTTAGAGATTGGGATGAGATCAGTCCAAAATTAAACAAATTCATTAGAGCTATACTTCCTAAAAAATATGCTGATTGGACTATTCGGGTAGCTAGATTAACAGATAAGGCTATTAAGCAATTTTTGATAGGTAAGTTATATACATGTATTATATTAGGACTACTTGTTAGTATTGGAATTTATATAGTGAATCTAGTATCCCCTTTAAAAATCCCTTATGCCCCACTTATAGGTTTGATAATAGGGATAACCAACATAATTCCATATATAGGTCCATTCATAGGTACTGTTCCTTGTCTAATATTTGCTCTATTTTCTGGATTCCCAGAAACTATAGCATTGTTAGCTATCATACTTATAATGCAACAAGTTGATAATATTATTGTTAGCCCAAAAATACTAGGAAGTTCAGTAGGTTTAAAACCTTTCTGGATAGTTGCTTCTGTAACTATAGGTGGTAGTTTCTTCGGTGCGGCAGGAATGATTTTATCAGTACCGATTGCTTCAGTTATTCTTACTTTGGTAATGGAAAAAGTAAATAGCATTGATATACCAGATCAAAATGATTAA
- a CDS encoding UDP-glucose dehydrogenase family protein — MKICVIGAGYVGLVAALSFAKYKNDVICVDKDVNKVNQLNKGIPTIYEEGLEPLLKKCLEKKYILFTNNIRTAISLSDVIMITVGTPTNPDWSVDISQVIDAANEISISIDKYKVIIIKSTVPVGTHETVKNIFINRGVNENNFDVVSNPEFLREGRALNDFLNGDRMVIGSNSKKAIRIINKIYGPFKTKIIYTNPPTAELIKYASNALLATKISFINEMANLCSKVDANIETLSYGLGLDKRISKEFLNAGIGYGGSCFPKDTKALVNIGEKYGCEFNIVRSTIKVNENQRLKPVEILLDHYNKIEGKTIAILGLTFKPGTDDIRDAPSLYIIDELLSMGAKIKCYDPTVSKEMETLFPNITYCNSIIETVKDSHCAIICTELDEFYKMDLKIIAENMKKPVLIDGRNIIRMKKAKKSGFSHYYSIGNGSFEINDSTIHK, encoded by the coding sequence TTGAAGATATGTGTTATTGGAGCAGGATATGTAGGACTCGTGGCTGCATTATCTTTTGCTAAATATAAAAATGATGTCATATGCGTAGACAAAGATGTTAACAAAGTAAACCAACTAAATAAAGGTATTCCTACAATATACGAAGAAGGCCTCGAACCATTATTAAAGAAATGCTTAGAAAAAAAATATATACTTTTTACAAATAATATCCGTACTGCAATAAGCTTATCTGATGTAATTATGATTACTGTAGGTACACCAACCAATCCTGATTGGAGTGTAGATATTTCACAAGTTATTGATGCTGCTAATGAAATATCCATATCCATAGATAAGTATAAAGTTATTATTATCAAAAGTACCGTACCAGTTGGAACCCATGAAACTGTTAAAAACATTTTTATAAATAGAGGAGTTAATGAAAATAATTTTGATGTTGTATCTAATCCAGAATTCTTAAGAGAAGGAAGAGCTTTAAATGATTTCTTGAACGGAGATAGAATGGTAATCGGTAGTAATTCAAAAAAGGCTATAAGAATTATAAATAAAATTTACGGACCATTTAAAACAAAAATCATCTATACCAATCCCCCAACAGCAGAATTGATTAAATATGCTTCTAACGCATTATTAGCCACCAAGATATCCTTTATTAATGAAATGGCAAATCTATGTAGTAAAGTTGATGCTAATATTGAAACCCTATCTTATGGACTAGGACTAGACAAACGGATCTCAAAAGAATTCTTGAATGCAGGTATAGGCTATGGAGGCTCATGTTTTCCAAAAGATACAAAAGCTTTAGTTAATATCGGTGAGAAATATGGCTGTGAATTTAATATAGTAAGAAGTACAATAAAAGTCAATGAGAACCAAAGACTTAAACCAGTAGAAATACTGCTTGACCATTATAATAAAATAGAAGGCAAAACTATCGCTATATTAGGCCTCACTTTCAAACCAGGAACAGATGATATTAGAGATGCACCATCACTCTATATTATCGATGAGCTACTTAGTATGGGAGCTAAAATAAAATGTTATGATCCTACTGTTTCAAAAGAAATGGAAACCTTATTTCCTAACATAACATATTGTAATAGTATAATAGAAACCGTAAAAGACTCACATTGTGCTATAATTTGCACTGAGTTAGATGAATTCTATAAAATGGATTTGAAGATCATTGCTGAAAATATGAAAAAACCAGTACTTATTGATGGCAGAAATATCATCAGAATGAAAAAAGCGAAAAAAAGTGGATTCAGTCATTACTATTCTATTGGAAATGGATCTTTTGAAATTAATGATTCGACTATACACAAATAA
- a CDS encoding glycosyltransferase family 4 protein, with amino-acid sequence MNIAFICTEKLPVPPVLGGAIQIYIDNILPIISKNHHITVFTVLKGDLPEYEKKGNVTFIRVSGRTKSEYIKEVENKISTMHTKLDLIHVFNRPKWVKQLSRVAPNVHFSLSLHNEMMLPKKINPQQAEECIEKVEFITTVSKFIGNEVIKMYPSALEKVYPVYSAANIDIYHPVGSKKAEDNRKRLLKKFNLEGYKVVICVSRLSPKKGQQIVMEAMKTVMKTHQKIALVLVGSKWYGTNEIDEFTSMLHGKATELKGPVIFTGFLTPDEIPEIYNIADIFVCASQWREPLARIHYEGMAAGLPIITTNRGGNSELFEQNVNGIVIDDYDNPDVMADKISYLLDNPDKAYEMGKKARQDAMNNYSFQRVAKQLLALFDKVKNQYNIK; translated from the coding sequence ATGAATATTGCATTTATCTGTACAGAGAAACTTCCAGTTCCTCCAGTACTGGGGGGAGCTATACAGATTTATATAGATAACATACTGCCTATAATATCAAAAAATCATCACATTACTGTTTTTACAGTTCTAAAGGGTGACTTGCCAGAGTATGAAAAAAAGGGCAATGTGACATTTATCAGGGTTAGTGGAAGAACCAAGTCAGAATATATTAAAGAGGTAGAAAACAAAATAAGTACCATGCATACTAAGTTAGACTTAATACATGTGTTCAACAGACCAAAATGGGTTAAGCAATTAAGTAGAGTAGCACCTAATGTTCATTTCAGTTTAAGTCTCCATAATGAAATGATGTTACCAAAAAAAATTAACCCTCAACAGGCAGAAGAATGTATAGAAAAAGTTGAATTCATAACAACAGTAAGTAAATTTATAGGAAATGAAGTTATTAAGATGTATCCATCAGCATTAGAAAAGGTATATCCAGTATATTCTGCAGCTAATATTGATATATATCATCCAGTAGGTTCAAAAAAAGCAGAAGATAATAGAAAAAGATTACTTAAGAAATTCAATCTGGAAGGTTATAAAGTAGTGATTTGTGTTAGTAGATTAAGTCCTAAGAAAGGACAGCAGATCGTAATGGAAGCGATGAAGACAGTAATGAAAACTCATCAGAAAATAGCATTAGTTTTAGTTGGTAGTAAATGGTATGGAACTAATGAGATAGATGAATTTACTTCAATGCTTCATGGAAAAGCTACTGAATTAAAAGGTCCAGTAATTTTCACAGGCTTTTTGACTCCTGATGAAATCCCTGAAATTTATAATATTGCAGATATATTTGTTTGTGCATCTCAATGGAGAGAACCACTAGCCAGAATTCATTATGAAGGTATGGCAGCTGGATTGCCTATAATTACAACTAATAGAGGTGGTAACTCGGAATTATTCGAACAAAATGTTAATGGTATCGTAATAGATGATTACGATAATCCAGATGTTATGGCTGATAAGATCAGTTATCTACTGGATAATCCAGATAAAGCTTATGAAATGGGAAAAAAAGCTCGTCAAGATGCAATGAATAACTATTCATTCCAGCGAGTAGCCAAACAACTATTAGCTCTATTTGATAAAGTGAAAAATCAATATAATATTAAATGA